GACCTGGTGCTTTGCGCCTCCAATCCCCTCTCCACCCAGGACGACGTGGCCGCCGCGCTGACAAAGCATTACGGTATCCCCACGTTCGCCATCAAGGGGGAGGACAACGAGACGTACTACAAGCATCTTAACAGCGCGTTGGACCATAATCCCAACGTGACGATGGACGACGGGGCGGACCTGGTCACCATGATCCTCACCAAACGGCAGGACCTGGCGGCGCAGGTGTATGTTTCCATGGAAGAGACCACCACCGGCGTCATCCGCCTTCGCGCCATGGAAAAGGACGGTGTGCTGAAATTCCCGGTGATCGCGGTGAATGACGCGGACACCAAGCACCTTTTCGACAACCGCTACGGCACTGGCCAGTCCACACTCGACGGCATCATCCGCGCCACGGACATATTGCTGGCGGGCAAGAAAGTCGTGGTGGCCGGCTATGGCTGGTGCGGCAAGGGTGTGGCCTCCCGCGCCTCCGGCATGGGCGCCACGGTGATCGTCACCGAGGTGGACCCGATCCGGGCGCTTGAAGCGGCCATGGACGGGTATCTTGTGATGAGCATGGAAGAGGCCGCGCCGCAGGGGGACCTTTTCATAACCGTCACCGGCAACATGCACGTTGTCCGGCCGGAGCATATGAAGAAGATGAAATCCGGCTCGATGGTGTGCAACTCCGGCCATTTCGACATCGAGATAGACATCAAGGGGCTTGAGGCCATCGCCAAGAAGAAGACGAAAAACATCCGTAACTTCGTGGACGGCTACGAGCTGGACGGCGGCAGGACGGTTTATGTGCTCGGCGAAGGGAGGCTTATAAACCTGGCCGCCGCCGAAGGGCACCCCGCTTCCGTGATGGACATGAGCTTTGCCACCCAGGCCCTCGCATCCGAATGGGGTGTGAAGAACAAGGGGAAGCAGGCCGTGGCCGTGCACAACGTCCCCCGGGAGATAGACGCGCTGGTCGCCACGCTGAAGCTTGGCACGATGGGTATCGGCATAGACAAGCTGACACCAGAGCAGGCGCACTACCTTTCCAGCTGGCAGCACGGGACGTAAGAATACTTTCGCCGTCAATCGCTTTTAAGAGCGGGGTGATATTCACCCCGCTCTTTTTTATGCGCGGCGCCACGGGAGCGTGGGATCATTTTTCTCCCCCTTTACAAGGAGACCTTTGCATAATTCCAGCATCGTGGTTTTGATCCATCATTTACCCCGTAATTGCGGATTGACGGCCTCTTTGCGCTCAGACAACGACTGTTTTGTGCCCCCCATGGAGCCCGCTTTAGC
This sequence is a window from Nitrospinota bacterium. Protein-coding genes within it:
- a CDS encoding adenosylhomocysteinase — encoded protein: MMTTQTALNHDVKDMNLADKGRSRIEWADGDMPVLRTIRDRFAKEKPLAGVRMSACLHVTAETANLCRALKAGGADLVLCASNPLSTQDDVAAALTKHYGIPTFAIKGEDNETYYKHLNSALDHNPNVTMDDGADLVTMILTKRQDLAAQVYVSMEETTTGVIRLRAMEKDGVLKFPVIAVNDADTKHLFDNRYGTGQSTLDGIIRATDILLAGKKVVVAGYGWCGKGVASRASGMGATVIVTEVDPIRALEAAMDGYLVMSMEEAAPQGDLFITVTGNMHVVRPEHMKKMKSGSMVCNSGHFDIEIDIKGLEAIAKKKTKNIRNFVDGYELDGGRTVYVLGEGRLINLAAAEGHPASVMDMSFATQALASEWGVKNKGKQAVAVHNVPREIDALVATLKLGTMGIGIDKLTPEQAHYLSSWQHGT